In Paenibacillus sp. FSL M7-0420, a single genomic region encodes these proteins:
- a CDS encoding GNAT family N-acetyltransferase produces the protein MKNRVTLYDRDSVGGLDWPDSEYGRYAREYLTPLLERGAQPFIDNVSTTVKVLTIDGLPVPITVNETDYDNSYVCSPYTHYVSYAREELALLNNRMLERLLSLMLSGMGWMLRQARFNRVVQVNNWLLSTNLYPALSTEQLTAILDYLRQTYPGYTLMYRSLSRETSGELIATLERDGCKLVPSRQIYLLHPNTSDSKARWLVKRDRKLLAKHGYTEVGPEEITQEDIPRIVELYRLLYIDKYSAYNPQFTEAYIALALERRTLQIYGLRKEGRLDAVLGFYEREGAMTAPLFGYDTSLPQSLGLYRMLSAVLIGLAGSRELLLHESSGVGQFKRNRGAAGATEYSAVYDRGTSLLNRCGWSILELLLRRIGMPLIQRLKL, from the coding sequence GTGAAGAACAGAGTGACGCTATATGACCGCGATTCTGTCGGTGGGCTGGATTGGCCGGATTCGGAGTATGGGCGGTATGCCCGGGAGTATCTTACACCGCTGCTGGAGCGGGGTGCGCAACCTTTTATCGATAATGTGAGTACAACTGTTAAGGTGCTGACCATCGATGGACTGCCGGTTCCGATTACCGTCAACGAAACAGACTATGACAATTCGTATGTATGCTCACCCTATACCCACTATGTTAGCTATGCGCGTGAGGAGTTAGCTCTGCTTAATAACCGGATGCTTGAGCGACTCCTGTCGCTAATGCTCTCAGGAATGGGCTGGATGCTGCGGCAAGCACGGTTCAACCGGGTGGTTCAGGTGAATAACTGGCTGCTGTCCACCAATCTGTATCCTGCCTTAAGTACGGAACAGCTGACGGCGATACTCGATTACCTCCGGCAGACTTATCCGGGTTATACCTTAATGTATCGTTCGCTTAGCCGGGAGACCTCGGGAGAACTCATTGCCACATTGGAGCGGGATGGCTGCAAGCTCGTTCCAAGCCGGCAGATCTACCTGTTGCACCCGAATACCTCTGACTCCAAGGCCAGATGGCTGGTCAAGCGCGACAGGAAGCTGCTGGCAAAGCACGGCTATACTGAGGTTGGCCCGGAGGAGATCACACAGGAAGACATTCCCCGGATCGTGGAGCTGTACAGACTGCTGTATATCGATAAATATTCGGCCTATAATCCGCAGTTCACCGAAGCCTATATTGCTCTGGCGCTGGAACGGCGGACCTTGCAGATCTATGGTCTGCGCAAGGAGGGAAGGCTGGATGCGGTGCTTGGCTTCTATGAGCGGGAAGGCGCGATGACCGCGCCATTATTCGGTTATGACACAAGTCTGCCTCAGTCTTTAGGACTCTACCGTATGCTGTCCGCTGTGCTGATCGGGCTTGCAGGCAGCAGAGAACTATTACTGCACGAGAGCTCCGGCGTCGGCCAGTTCAAGCGCAACCGGGGAGCGGCTGGAGCCACCGAATATTCGGCGGTGTATGACCGGGGCACCTCACTGCTCAACCGCTGCGGCTGGTCCATCCTGGAGCTGCTGCTCCGGCGGATCGGCATGCCGCTTATTCAGAGGCTGAAGCTGTAG
- a CDS encoding cupin domain-containing protein, translated as MTSYMDYTSPNTQFTFDMNGNTLFKKDDCNYINVLGIKNLNTLENTSLLDIYLSRSNVVEPHYHQNAAELVYCISGAAVVSLINPFTNELLHFPITPGQVANVPQGWWHYEVATVDCTHLLAIFDAPTPEVILGSDLLSLTPANVLAHTYCLNEALVKEALAPVKPQTFIGPPADCCPPGKAAAENMKGTHIAPANMAPMMANANMPSYMHQQQAPQSFGYQPMAVHGYYAQPYAQPYRQQQYVQAPPQAVHEAGTE; from the coding sequence GTGACCTCTTATATGGACTATACGTCGCCCAATACACAGTTTACGTTTGATATGAATGGCAACACCTTATTCAAGAAGGATGATTGCAATTACATCAACGTACTGGGCATCAAAAATCTGAACACCCTGGAGAATACCTCGCTGCTCGATATCTATCTCAGCAGATCCAATGTGGTCGAGCCGCATTATCATCAAAATGCCGCTGAGCTGGTGTATTGTATCTCAGGCGCGGCCGTGGTGTCGCTGATCAATCCGTTCACGAATGAGCTGCTGCATTTCCCGATCACCCCGGGCCAGGTTGCCAATGTGCCGCAGGGCTGGTGGCATTATGAAGTGGCCACGGTGGATTGCACCCATCTGCTGGCGATCTTCGATGCTCCTACTCCGGAAGTCATCCTTGGATCGGATCTTCTGAGCCTAACCCCCGCCAATGTGCTCGCGCATACCTACTGCTTGAATGAAGCGCTGGTTAAGGAAGCACTCGCTCCGGTGAAGCCTCAGACCTTCATTGGTCCGCCTGCAGATTGCTGTCCCCCTGGGAAGGCCGCGGCCGAGAATATGAAGGGGACCCACATTGCTCCCGCCAATATGGCGCCGATGATGGCTAATGCGAACATGCCGTCTTACATGCACCAGCAGCAGGCTCCGCAATCCTTCGGATACCAGCCGATGGCGGTACACGGTTATTATGCTCAGCCGTATGCCCAGCCCTACCGCCAGCAGCAATACGTTCAGGCTCCTCCGCAAGCTGTACATGAGGCTGGAACCGAATAA
- the pgsA gene encoding CDP-diacylglycerol--glycerol-3-phosphate 3-phosphatidyltransferase, protein MNLANRITLFRILLIPLFIVLFPIYPEAWVNQFSILAYLEVHGVFYAAVVFIVASITDKLDGYVARKYNQTTNLGKLLDPLADKLLVAAALILMVSLHMIPSWIAFLILAREVIMMGVRIAASAQKVALAADKYGKWKMVLQVAAISAILLNNAPFSMFTSFPVDLTLMYGALVITVYSGYNYIKNNYQLLQLEAHTSHH, encoded by the coding sequence ATGAACTTAGCTAACCGTATTACCTTGTTCAGGATATTGCTGATTCCGCTGTTTATTGTCCTTTTTCCCATTTACCCGGAAGCATGGGTCAACCAATTCTCGATCCTGGCATATTTAGAGGTACATGGTGTTTTTTATGCAGCTGTAGTTTTTATAGTGGCTTCTATAACAGACAAGCTGGATGGATACGTGGCGAGAAAATATAACCAGACAACAAATTTAGGAAAATTGCTTGATCCGTTGGCAGATAAGCTGCTTGTTGCCGCTGCGCTTATTCTAATGGTGAGTCTGCACATGATCCCATCTTGGATTGCTTTTTTAATATTAGCGAGGGAAGTTATAATGATGGGTGTCCGTATCGCCGCTTCAGCGCAGAAGGTAGCTTTGGCAGCCGATAAATACGGTAAATGGAAAATGGTCCTGCAAGTTGCTGCTATCTCGGCCATTCTTTTGAATAATGCGCCATTCAGTATGTTCACTTCTTTCCCTGTTGACCTAACCCTGATGTATGGTGCATTAGTTATAACTGTATACTCGGGTTACAACTACATTAAGAACAATTATCAGCTGCTGCAATTGGAAGCTCATACATCACATCATTAA
- a CDS encoding glycoside hydrolase family 9 protein → MSDKRLRTIAVNQAGYSSGGEKLALFTGDTSRFHVIDTATGNAVFTGQTGAYIEDEPSGCRVRSGDFSALTSPGEYRIEGDEGEESAAFVIADQPYQELQRGLLKAFYYYRCGEKLDGEYAGAWGHKACHLAEGTVIGQPGLRLDSSGGWHDAGDYGKYSGPGAKAVADLLLAWELYPAAFAGVHTLPESDGSLPDVLLECTVELDWLFKMQETGSGGVYHKLTTAHFPGLDVMPEEDTGELYFSPVSAAATGDFAGVMAMAARIYKPFDEVYAARCLEAARAAWSWLTAHPQVPGFTNPGGITTGEYGDKVDSDERFWAAAELFRTTGDEQFHSAALELAKLPFPKYSFGWGDMGGYGTLAYLLLGEADTEPSLYAELREGLLAEADRLLRQSRDDGYRISLLEEDYIWGSNMLVMNHAMLLLAAEHFSGEQEYAACALDHLHYLLGRNVLGISYVSGFGEHAVMHPHHRPSVGDHVLDPVPGLVVGGPDRGLHDEYVKKHLRRKPAAQCYADHEDSYSTNEVTIYWNSPALFVTARFNC, encoded by the coding sequence ATGAGTGACAAGCGTCTTCGTACCATTGCAGTGAACCAGGCAGGTTATTCAAGCGGAGGAGAGAAGCTTGCCCTGTTCACCGGGGATACTTCCCGTTTCCATGTAATTGACACAGCAACCGGGAATGCGGTATTCACCGGGCAGACCGGGGCTTATATTGAGGATGAGCCCAGCGGCTGCCGTGTGCGCAGCGGAGATTTCTCGGCGCTTACCTCACCCGGTGAGTACCGGATCGAGGGGGACGAGGGTGAGGAGTCGGCTGCTTTTGTCATTGCAGACCAGCCTTATCAGGAGCTGCAGAGGGGATTACTGAAGGCCTTCTATTACTACCGCTGCGGCGAGAAGCTTGACGGAGAGTATGCGGGAGCCTGGGGGCATAAGGCCTGCCATCTGGCAGAAGGTACGGTCATCGGCCAGCCCGGTCTGAGACTGGACAGCAGCGGAGGGTGGCATGATGCGGGAGATTACGGAAAATACTCCGGGCCTGGAGCGAAGGCCGTAGCGGATCTTCTTCTGGCCTGGGAGCTGTATCCTGCGGCGTTTGCCGGTGTACATACACTACCGGAGAGTGACGGCAGCCTGCCGGATGTCCTGCTGGAATGCACCGTGGAGCTGGACTGGCTATTCAAAATGCAGGAGACCGGCAGCGGCGGGGTCTACCACAAGCTGACCACAGCGCATTTCCCCGGCCTTGATGTGATGCCGGAGGAGGATACTGGGGAGCTGTATTTCTCGCCGGTCTCTGCGGCTGCTACCGGGGACTTCGCCGGTGTGATGGCTATGGCGGCACGGATCTACAAGCCGTTCGATGAGGTATATGCGGCGCGGTGTCTGGAAGCTGCGCGGGCTGCCTGGAGCTGGTTGACCGCACATCCGCAGGTGCCGGGCTTCACCAATCCGGGAGGGATTACCACAGGGGAATATGGCGATAAGGTAGACAGCGATGAGCGCTTCTGGGCAGCGGCGGAGCTATTCCGCACGACAGGAGATGAACAATTCCATAGTGCTGCTCTTGAGCTTGCCAAGCTGCCGTTCCCCAAATACAGCTTCGGCTGGGGGGATATGGGCGGCTATGGCACACTGGCTTACCTGCTCCTAGGGGAAGCGGATACTGAGCCATCTCTCTATGCGGAGCTAAGGGAGGGTTTGCTGGCAGAAGCAGACCGCCTGCTGCGGCAGAGCCGTGACGACGGCTACAGAATCTCGCTGCTGGAGGAAGATTATATCTGGGGCAGTAATATGCTGGTCATGAACCATGCCATGCTGCTGCTGGCAGCGGAACATTTCAGCGGGGAACAGGAGTATGCTGCTTGTGCTCTGGATCATCTGCATTACCTGCTGGGCCGCAATGTGCTGGGAATCAGCTATGTGAGCGGGTTCGGCGAACATGCGGTCATGCATCCCCATCACCGTCCGTCTGTGGGCGATCATGTGCTTGATCCGGTTCCGGGCCTGGTGGTTGGCGGGCCGGACCGGGGACTGCATGATGAATATGTGAAGAAGCATTTGCGGCGCAAACCCGCAGCCCAGTGTTACGCGGATCACGAGGACAGTTATTCCACGAACGAGGTAACAATCTACTGGAATTCACCGGCATTGTTCGTGACGGCGAGGTTCAATTGCTGA
- a CDS encoding HD-GYP domain-containing protein has translation MKVHVTDLKHGDCLMADTFNGVGLHVLPKGTRVEREEISILIRHKIDYVDIEPRSGLHTDAEPAPSHGLHDDFDLAILNYEAIFLEALTKGSFSQSAVDDTLKPLLETLEGQKDVVSLLLLLDRDDIDTYHHSLQVGLLSYYIAAWMGYSKEERYQISRAGYLHDIGKSQVPLSILNKQGLLTDSEQEELARHTFYGYDLIRGSQMDEVTALVALQHHEYEDGSGYPNQLLKKEIHPYAQIVSVANIYMSLTTSTANRPKQGLVTVLRKVHEMGFGKLNETVVQALTGHLLPSFVGKNVQLSNGEVGMIVMNNPLDLFKPLVKVGEGFRDLSRERSLSIDEVVN, from the coding sequence TTGAAAGTACATGTCACGGATCTGAAGCACGGTGATTGTCTAATGGCAGACACTTTCAATGGTGTAGGTCTGCATGTTCTCCCCAAGGGGACACGTGTTGAGCGGGAAGAGATTAGTATTCTGATCCGGCACAAAATTGATTATGTCGATATCGAGCCGCGCAGCGGGCTGCATACGGATGCCGAACCTGCGCCCAGCCACGGGCTGCACGATGATTTTGATCTCGCTATTTTGAATTATGAAGCGATTTTTCTGGAAGCCTTGACGAAGGGCAGCTTCTCGCAGTCTGCAGTCGATGATACGCTGAAGCCGCTTCTGGAGACGTTGGAAGGGCAAAAGGATGTTGTCTCCCTGCTGCTCCTGCTGGACCGGGATGACATCGATACATATCACCACTCATTACAGGTGGGCTTATTATCTTATTACATCGCTGCGTGGATGGGTTACTCCAAGGAGGAGCGCTACCAGATCAGCCGTGCGGGCTATCTGCATGATATCGGCAAAAGCCAGGTGCCGCTGTCGATCCTGAACAAGCAGGGTCTGCTGACGGATTCCGAGCAGGAGGAGCTGGCACGCCACACCTTCTATGGCTATGATCTGATCCGCGGCTCCCAGATGGATGAGGTTACCGCGCTGGTAGCTCTCCAGCATCATGAGTACGAGGATGGCTCAGGCTATCCCAATCAGCTGCTCAAAAAAGAGATTCATCCGTACGCCCAGATTGTTTCGGTAGCCAACATCTATATGTCGCTCACCACTTCTACTGCAAACCGTCCCAAGCAGGGGCTGGTTACGGTGCTGCGTAAGGTGCATGAGATGGGCTTCGGCAAGCTGAACGAGACGGTGGTGCAGGCATTGACCGGACATTTACTGCCGAGCTTCGTGGGTAAGAATGTACAGCTCAGCAACGGCGAAGTGGGTATGATCGTCATGAATAACCCGCTGGACCTCTTTAAGCCGCTGGTCAAAGTAGGCGAGGGCTTCCGGGATTTGTCGCGTGAGCGGAGCCTGTCCATTGATGAAGTGGTTAACTGA
- a CDS encoding Dabb family protein: MYEHLVVFRFNEQFDNGQEQDLLQALLALKKQIPGIIDLTAGINVTEEQENVHGYTLGLRVTFENQEALREYGPHPAHQKFVSMLEGILENVVVVDYPI; the protein is encoded by the coding sequence ATGTATGAGCATCTCGTTGTCTTCCGCTTCAATGAGCAATTCGATAACGGCCAGGAGCAAGACCTGTTACAAGCACTGCTGGCGCTGAAAAAGCAAATCCCCGGCATCATTGACCTTACGGCAGGCATCAATGTGACCGAGGAGCAGGAGAATGTCCACGGCTATACGCTGGGGCTCCGCGTGACCTTTGAGAATCAGGAAGCCCTGCGTGAGTACGGACCGCATCCAGCCCATCAGAAGTTCGTGTCTATGCTCGAGGGAATCCTGGAGAATGTTGTGGTGGTCGACTACCCGATTTAG
- a CDS encoding alpha/beta hydrolase family protein: protein MRIFEMIVIVAVLAVTAGVMWTKKSRRLDILMLLAVMIALVLHGTLENHRIQMAPAYAAVLGLLTILGFRLVKRQRLDQRKRYAKLWKSLLLILVLLLSGVSVYASRLLPMFTLPEPTGSYAIGTIARELTDEKREETLTPQAGDKRKLMVNVWYPADPGQTEGKPKEHYPSALGEAISLVFGLPKQLFSQVTDIPTHVVDGVKLSAQEASYPVLLFSPGIRSTRFQSMSIIEELVSHGYIVVGIDHPYTSAKVTYPYGASVYYVPDPKFNTSAELYNYNVSGITIRAADASFVLDTLTAWNTQDPNGLFQGRLDLSRAGIFGHSYGGATTAEALAQDKRFKAGVSLEGGFWGKVAHEGLTQPFMYVMSGTTAQHLAHPEASTEPLIYEEFTPDLKSVMSRSTRDTYYLTVDQFIHQSFTDIALLSPSLFANGLDPVHTVDISRTYTRSFFDQYLKEEPQKLLNGPSAEYPEVTFDPAYTYKRP, encoded by the coding sequence ATGAGAATTTTTGAGATGATAGTCATTGTTGCTGTTCTGGCTGTTACAGCAGGAGTGATGTGGACAAAGAAGAGCCGGAGGCTGGATATCCTTATGCTGCTGGCTGTAATGATAGCCCTGGTGCTGCATGGAACGCTGGAGAACCACCGTATCCAGATGGCTCCGGCTTACGCCGCAGTGCTCGGACTGCTGACCATACTCGGATTCAGACTTGTGAAGCGTCAACGGTTGGACCAGCGTAAGCGGTATGCGAAGTTATGGAAGAGTCTGCTGCTTATACTCGTCCTCCTTCTATCAGGAGTATCCGTCTATGCTTCCAGGCTGCTGCCGATGTTCACCTTGCCAGAACCCACAGGGTCCTATGCCATCGGTACAATAGCGCGGGAGCTGACCGACGAGAAGCGCGAAGAGACATTGACTCCGCAAGCAGGCGACAAGCGTAAGCTGATGGTCAATGTATGGTATCCGGCCGATCCCGGCCAGACTGAGGGTAAGCCTAAGGAGCACTATCCTTCCGCACTGGGTGAGGCCATTAGTCTTGTCTTCGGATTGCCGAAGCAGCTGTTTAGCCAAGTCACTGATATCCCGACTCATGTCGTAGACGGAGTGAAGCTATCGGCACAAGAAGCCAGCTATCCGGTCCTCCTGTTCTCGCCGGGAATCCGCTCGACCCGATTCCAGAGTATGTCGATTATCGAAGAATTGGTCAGCCACGGCTATATTGTCGTTGGGATCGATCATCCTTATACCTCAGCTAAGGTCACTTACCCGTACGGCGCTTCGGTCTACTACGTGCCTGATCCGAAGTTCAATACTTCTGCAGAGCTCTACAACTACAATGTGAGCGGAATTACCATCCGTGCAGCGGACGCCAGCTTTGTGCTGGACACCCTGACGGCTTGGAATACCCAAGACCCTAATGGACTGTTCCAGGGCAGGCTGGATCTCAGCCGTGCAGGGATCTTCGGCCATTCCTATGGCGGGGCGACAACCGCCGAAGCTTTAGCCCAGGACAAACGGTTCAAGGCCGGTGTCAGTCTGGAGGGCGGGTTCTGGGGCAAGGTTGCCCATGAAGGGCTGACGCAGCCTTTTATGTACGTGATGTCTGGAACGACTGCGCAGCATCTTGCACATCCTGAAGCGAGCACAGAGCCCCTTATCTATGAAGAGTTCACACCGGATCTGAAGTCGGTTATGAGCCGCAGCACCAGGGATACCTATTATCTGACAGTGGATCAATTCATTCACCAGAGTTTTACGGATATAGCCTTGCTGTCACCCTCCTTATTCGCCAACGGCCTTGATCCGGTGCATACTGTAGATATAAGCAGAACCTATACCCGGTCATTCTTCGATCAGTATCTGAAAGAGGAACCTCAGAAACTGCTGAATGGTCCGTCGGCTGAATACCCGGAAGTAACCTTTGACCCGGCCTACACGTACAAGAGACCATAG
- the lepB gene encoding signal peptidase I: MKKFLKQWVPSIAIGIILSLFIRTYVAEAMRVPTGSMIPTIAVNDRLVVDKMLWNTSLKHGDIVVFHPPVAEDAHKRYVKRLIGLPGDVIEIKDGTLYRNHEAVDEPYLQEKMTYTFGPVTVPADHYFFLGDNRNVSYDAHLWETPFVDKDALIGKVLFDVNQLF; encoded by the coding sequence TTGAAGAAATTCTTGAAGCAGTGGGTGCCGAGTATTGCCATTGGCATTATTCTATCCTTATTTATTCGTACCTACGTAGCAGAAGCAATGCGTGTGCCTACCGGCTCGATGATTCCGACTATAGCGGTTAATGACCGGCTTGTAGTGGACAAAATGCTCTGGAATACCTCGCTGAAGCATGGCGATATCGTGGTGTTCCATCCGCCGGTTGCGGAAGATGCGCATAAAAGATATGTAAAACGGCTGATCGGCCTGCCGGGCGATGTGATTGAGATCAAGGATGGCACTCTGTACCGTAACCATGAGGCGGTCGATGAGCCATACCTGCAGGAAAAGATGACCTATACCTTCGGGCCGGTCACCGTTCCCGCAGACCATTATTTTTTCTTGGGCGACAACCGTAACGTCAGCTATGACGCTCACTTATGGGAGACTCCGTTCGTAGACAAGGATGCGCTGATCGGCAAGGTGCTGTTCGATGTGAACCAGTTGTTCTAA
- a CDS encoding SDR family oxidoreductase, with protein sequence MNTNLGLSHGHEPVALITGTSSGFGLLTAVTLARRGYRVIATMRDLGRSKELVQQAEQAGVRERIHLLALDVTDEASIASAVQASLELAGRMDVLVNNAGFAVGGFVEEVSMEEWRRQLETNFFGLVAVTKAVLPHMRVQRSGLIINVSSVSGLSGFPGYGPYAASKFAVEGFSESLRQEMLSFGVRVVLVEPGSFRTPIWDKGITGMHRSEGSPYHTRLEEVLRYSRRASETAPDPQEVADLIGRITAKRAPKLRYPVGRGSRVLMIGKALLPWKVLEGIISRSLRAMK encoded by the coding sequence ATGAACACTAATTTAGGCCTGTCCCATGGGCATGAGCCGGTTGCGCTGATTACCGGGACCTCCAGCGGCTTCGGGCTGCTGACCGCAGTTACGCTGGCCCGCAGAGGGTACCGGGTCATTGCCACGATGCGGGATCTTGGCCGCAGCAAGGAGCTTGTTCAGCAGGCTGAACAGGCGGGGGTACGGGAGCGCATTCATCTGCTGGCACTGGATGTGACGGACGAAGCTTCGATTGCGTCTGCCGTTCAGGCTAGTCTTGAGCTCGCCGGCAGAATGGATGTGCTGGTGAACAACGCCGGCTTCGCTGTAGGCGGATTCGTGGAGGAGGTCAGCATGGAGGAGTGGCGGCGGCAGCTGGAGACCAATTTTTTCGGACTGGTTGCCGTAACGAAGGCGGTGCTTCCTCACATGCGGGTCCAGCGCAGCGGCCTGATCATTAACGTGAGCAGTGTCAGCGGCCTGAGCGGATTCCCGGGCTATGGTCCGTATGCCGCCTCCAAGTTTGCGGTGGAAGGGTTCAGCGAGAGTCTGCGCCAGGAGATGCTTTCTTTTGGCGTCCGCGTTGTACTGGTTGAACCGGGCTCCTTCCGTACCCCCATCTGGGACAAAGGGATTACGGGAATGCACAGAAGTGAAGGCTCCCCGTATCACACCAGGCTTGAAGAGGTGCTGCGGTACTCCCGGCGGGCGTCCGAGACGGCTCCCGATCCGCAGGAGGTGGCTGACCTGATTGGACGGATCACTGCCAAGCGTGCGCCGAAGCTGCGCTATCCTGTTGGCCGGGGCTCGCGGGTGCTGATGATCGGCAAGGCCCTGCTTCCCTGGAAGGTGCTGGAGGGCATCATTTCGAGGTCACTGCGGGCGATGAAGTGA
- a CDS encoding GTP pyrophosphokinase translates to MHTDNQLEKLKQLKYELTRFMMIYKFALAEMETKIDILKEEFQLLHDYSPIEHTKSRIKSPESIMKKMLRKNSELSLPQIRSSIKDIAGLRITCSFISDIYQVSAMLQKQDDLKVLEVKDYIKNPKPNGYQSLHLLIEVPVFMSDCQEHVCVEVQIRTIAMDFWASLEHKIFYKYSQAVPEHLTRELKNAADKAYELDLQMERLHREIKEIKDSQEDEDPFSELRDMILNNQQLSLPDNFVKLLKE, encoded by the coding sequence ATGCATACCGACAACCAGTTAGAGAAATTGAAGCAGCTCAAATATGAGCTTACCCGCTTTATGATGATTTACAAGTTCGCTCTTGCCGAGATGGAGACCAAGATAGATATCCTCAAAGAGGAATTCCAGCTGCTTCACGACTATAGCCCCATTGAGCACACCAAATCCCGGATCAAATCCCCGGAGAGCATTATGAAGAAAATGCTGCGCAAGAACAGTGAGCTGTCCCTCCCGCAGATCAGATCCAGTATCAAGGATATCGCCGGACTGCGGATTACCTGTTCGTTCATTTCGGATATTTATCAGGTTAGCGCTATGCTACAGAAGCAGGACGATCTCAAGGTGCTTGAGGTGAAGGATTATATTAAAAACCCGAAGCCCAACGGTTATCAGAGTCTGCATCTGCTTATCGAGGTTCCCGTATTCATGTCGGACTGTCAGGAGCATGTCTGTGTTGAGGTACAGATCCGCACGATTGCTATGGATTTCTGGGCCAGTCTGGAGCATAAAATCTTCTATAAATACAGCCAGGCGGTTCCTGAGCATCTGACCCGTGAACTTAAGAATGCGGCTGACAAGGCGTACGAGCTCGATCTGCAGATGGAGCGGCTGCACCGTGAAATTAAAGAAATCAAGGATTCGCAGGAGGACGAAGATCCATTCTCCGAGTTGCGGGATATGATTCTTAACAATCAACAGCTCAGTCTGCCGGATAACTTTGTTAAGCTGTTGAAGGAATAG
- a CDS encoding DUF4265 domain-containing protein, whose product MPGTVGLHICFDEQGREIEVLDVTRIDKDTYRIEETPIFNPGIALGDIIRVNEREGIAYYVETVKKSGLVRYAWLLSKEAAASGEIRSFTERVTEHGGRWEQIFGGLLVIYLPKHSLVDAELEMSRIIEHFEG is encoded by the coding sequence TTGCCGGGAACAGTTGGATTACATATATGCTTTGATGAGCAAGGCCGGGAGATTGAGGTGCTGGATGTGACCCGGATCGATAAGGACACGTACAGGATTGAGGAGACGCCGATTTTTAACCCGGGGATTGCGCTTGGCGACATTATCAGAGTGAATGAGCGTGAGGGGATCGCTTATTACGTTGAGACGGTGAAAAAGTCCGGACTTGTCCGGTATGCCTGGCTGCTCAGCAAGGAGGCGGCGGCTTCCGGCGAGATCCGCAGCTTTACGGAGCGGGTTACAGAGCATGGGGGCAGATGGGAGCAGATCTTCGGCGGACTGCTGGTGATTTATCTGCCTAAGCACTCTCTAGTGGATGCGGAGCTGGAAATGTCGCGGATTATAGAGCATTTTGAAGGCTAA
- a CDS encoding MerR family transcriptional regulator → MKGMTRGELARQAGLSAATIRYYEDSGILPAPERTAKGYRIYSADVLVKLKFIKDAQSLGYSLKEIQAALALLGSKMDEDTLKELVRDKITEIDEKVAALHAIQSMLAGLLETPQEDIQNYLRSFQVRDQNH, encoded by the coding sequence ATGAAGGGAATGACCCGTGGTGAGCTGGCGCGGCAGGCGGGGCTGAGTGCAGCCACCATCCGTTACTATGAGGACAGCGGCATCCTGCCCGCCCCGGAGCGGACCGCGAAGGGATACCGGATCTACTCTGCAGATGTTCTGGTGAAGCTGAAGTTCATCAAGGATGCCCAGTCTCTGGGCTATTCACTGAAAGAAATTCAGGCGGCGCTCGCCCTGCTCGGCTCGAAGATGGATGAAGACACCTTGAAGGAACTCGTCCGCGATAAAATCACCGAAATCGACGAAAAGGTTGCCGCCCTGCATGCTATTCAAAGCATGCTGGCAGGTCTGCTTGAAACCCCGCAGGAGGATATTCAGAATTATCTGCGTTCCTTCCAGGTTCGAGATCAGAATCATTGA
- a CDS encoding YfiT family bacillithiol transferase: protein MNDNVEEQELELLKYPIGRFAAKGNRTAEVREESIAVFKQLAGELRAAVEPLTVEQQHTPYRPGGWTVIQVVHHLADTGMYAYLRFKRGLTEETPQVPSYRQDLWAEQSDYTGEPVESSLQFIGLLNRRFATLLESLQPEDYDRTFVSGGLGEMTLDTAVERYIWHSRHHIAQITALVQRSGW from the coding sequence ATGAACGACAATGTGGAAGAGCAGGAGCTGGAGTTGTTAAAATACCCGATTGGAAGATTCGCCGCTAAGGGGAACCGGACAGCAGAAGTGCGGGAAGAATCGATTGCGGTCTTTAAGCAGTTGGCAGGGGAGTTACGGGCAGCAGTTGAGCCGCTGACGGTTGAACAGCAGCACACGCCTTACCGGCCGGGAGGCTGGACCGTGATTCAGGTCGTGCATCATCTCGCCGATACCGGCATGTATGCATACCTCCGCTTCAAGCGGGGACTGACGGAGGAAACACCGCAGGTTCCAAGCTACAGACAGGATCTGTGGGCGGAACAAAGCGATTATACCGGCGAGCCGGTGGAATCCTCACTCCAGTTCATCGGACTGCTAAACCGTAGATTCGCCACTTTGCTGGAATCCTTGCAGCCTGAAGATTATGACCGGACCTTCGTAAGCGGCGGTCTCGGTGAGATGACGCTGGATACCGCAGTGGAGCGGTACATCTGGCACAGCCGCCATCACATCGCCCAGATTACAGCATTGGTCCAGCGAAGCGGCTGGTAA